Proteins encoded within one genomic window of Triticum aestivum cultivar Chinese Spring chromosome 2D, IWGSC CS RefSeq v2.1, whole genome shotgun sequence:
- the LOC123053943 gene encoding cytosolic sulfotransferase 8, with the protein MCIATLLPIIRCTLCYRHLIPAHTLAWTVCRTMSSSSSTPAFPPQEGDAETNEELYGQFTELASSWPCSGGLSRAKLLYRHEKGWYSTLPPMVGAMVADARFAARPSDIVVATMPKSGTTWMKALLYSTVHRREHTPGGPGHPFNSLGPHDCVRHLEYQLYTRNRVPDLDGLPDPRLLATHVPLASLPRSVAASGCRIVYVCRDPKDTLVSTWSFVNKFRAEDGLEPIPVEAAAGYFCDGVSASGPYWDHVLGYWRAHLANPERVLFFRYEEMSRDPAAHVRRLAEFVGRPFSAEEEEDGAVDAVVKLCSFEHMTGLEATKSGKTELVLGAVENSSFFRRGLVGDWENHLSPETARRIDAITEAKFRGFGLSV; encoded by the coding sequence ATGTGCATCGCCACTCTTCTACCTATTATAAGATGCACCTTATGCTACCGCCACCTTATCCCTGCTCATACCTTAGCTTGGACTGTTTGCCGTAcgatgtcctcctcctcctccaccccagcCTTTCCGCCGCAAGAGGGCGATgccgaaaccaacgaggagctctACGGGCAGTTCACCGAGCTGGCGTCCTCCTGGCCGTGCTCCGGGGGCCTCTCCAGGGCGAAACTGCTCTACCGCCATGAGAAGGGCTGGTACAGCACCCTGCCTCCGATGGTCGGCGCGATGGTCGCCGACGCACGCTTCGCCGCGCGCCCCTCGGACATCGTCGTCGCCACCATGCCCAAGTCCGGCACCACGTGGATGAAGGCGCTCCTCTACTCCACGGTCCACCGGAGGGAGCACACCCCGGGCGGCCCCGGCCACCCGTTCAACTCCCTCGGCCCGCACGACTGCGTCCGCCACCTGGAGTACCAGCTCTACACGCGCAACAGGGTCCCGGACCTCGACGGGCTCCCGGACCCGAGGCTCCTCGCCACGCACGTCCCGCTCGCGTCGCTGCCGAGGTCCGTCGCCGCGTCGGGGTGCCGGATCGTGTACGTGTGCCGCGACCCCAAGGACACCCTGGTCTCGACGTGGAGCTTCGTGAACAAGTTCAGGGCCGAGGACGGGCTGGAGCCGATCCCGGTCGAGGCCGCCGCCGGCTACTTCTGCGACGGCGTGTCGGCGTCCGGGCCGTACTGGGACCACGTCCTCGGGTACTGGCGCGCGCACCTGGCGAACCCCGAGCGGGTGCTCTTCTTCCGGTACGAGGAGATGAGCCGGGACCCTGCGGCACACGTGCGGAGGCTGGCGGAGTTTGTCGGGCGCCCGTTCAgcgcggaggaggaggaagacggcgcgGTGGACGCCGTCGTCAAGCTGTGCTCGTTCGAGCACATGACCGGGCTCGAAGCGACCAAGAGCGGCAAGACGGAGCTTGTGTTGGGCGCTGTGGAGAACAGCTCGTTCTTCCGGCGCGGCCTGGTCGGGGATTGGGAGAACCATCTCTCGCCGGAGACAGCACGAAGGATTGACGCCATTACCGAGGCTAAGTTTAGGGGTTTCGGTCTCTCTGTCTAG
- the LOC123049630 gene encoding mRNA cap guanine-N7 methyltransferase 2 isoform X2, translating into MAAAPHHLLYEFAKAALIKIFAFPYATVCDMYCNGGADTEKWADAQAGRYIGIDASASAVSSDDRELWENKWKPFTTEFIELNPSADDFEARLQEKGIQADIVCCMQNLQLCFESEEHAKKLLNNVSSLLKPGGYFFGIIPDSSTIWTKYQKNVEASHNKGLKVVPNSIRSDNYTITFEIEEEKFPFFGKKYQLKFANEAMFENHCLVHFPSLMRLAREAGLEYVEIQNLTEFYDDNRTQFAPMLGSCGANLVDPRGKLIARSYDILGLYSTFVFQKPDPDAIPPAVTPDPDEEERLWRQQAAADDLRRPQGEVMPIDPDQKGILGPGPADMRLN; encoded by the exons ATGGCCGCGGCACCACATCACCTGCTCTATGAATTCGCCAAGGCTGCACTCATCAAGATATTTGCATTTCCTTATGCCACG GTCTGCGACATGTACTGCAACGGTGGAGCTGATACAGAAAAGTGGGCTGATGCCCAAGCTGGTCGCTACATAGGAATTG ATGCTTCTGCGTCAGCTGTCAGTAGTGACGACCGTGAACTGTGGGAGAACAAATGGAAACCTTTCACCACTGAGTTCATCGAGTTGAATCCTTCTGCT GATGACTTTGAAGCTCGGTTGCAAGAAAAGGGCATCCAAGCAGATATAGTTTGCTGCATGCAGAATTTACAG TTATGCTTTGAAAGTGAGGAGCACGCAAAGAAGCTTCTCAATAATGTATCATCATTGCTCAAACCTGGAGGCTATTTCTTTGGCATAATTCCTGATTCATCTACAATATG GACTAAATATCAAAAGAATGTTGAGGCTTCACATAATAAGGGTCTGAAGGTTGTTCCAAATAGCATCCGCTCTGACAACTATACAATTACCTTCGAAATCGAGGAAGAAAA GTTTCCCTTCTTCGGAAAGAAGTACCAACTCAAATTTGCAAATGAAGCGATGTTTGAGAATCATTGCCTAGTCCACTTTCCCAGCCTTATGAG ATTAGCAAGGGAGGCTGGACTTGAATATGTGGAGATCCAGAACTTGACTGAGTTTTATGATGACAACAG AACACAGTTTGCTCCAATGCTTGGTAGTTGTGGTGCCAATTTGGTTGACCCTCGTGGAAAGCTCATTGCTCGTTCCTATGATATTTTAG GCCTGTATTCGACTTTTGTATTCCAGAAGCCTGACCCAGATGCAATACCACCTGCTGTAACACCTGACCCAGATGAAGAG GAGCGGCTCTGGAGGCAGCAGGCGGCAGCGGATGATTTGAGGCGCCCACAGGGAGAGGTGATGCCAATAGACCCTGATCAGAAAGGGATCCTGGGCCCAGGACCTGCAGATATGAGGCTTAATTAG
- the LOC123049630 gene encoding mRNA cap guanine-N7 methyltransferase 2 isoform X1 produces MAAAPHHLLYEFAKAALIKIFAFPYATVCDMYCNGGADTEKWADAQAGRYIGIDASASAVSSDDRELWENKWKPFTTEFIELNPSADDFEARLQEKGIQADIVCCMQNLQLCFESEEHAKKLLNNVSSLLKPGGYFFGIIPDSSTIWTKYQKNVEASHNKGLKVVPNSIRSDNYTITFEIEEEKFPFFGKKYQLKFANEAMFENHCLVHFPSLMRLAREAGLEYVEIQNLTEFYDDNRTQFAPMLGSCGANLVDPRGKLIARSYDILGLYSTFVFQKPDPDAIPPAVTPDPDEEQERLWRQQAAADDLRRPQGEVMPIDPDQKGILGPGPADMRLN; encoded by the exons ATGGCCGCGGCACCACATCACCTGCTCTATGAATTCGCCAAGGCTGCACTCATCAAGATATTTGCATTTCCTTATGCCACG GTCTGCGACATGTACTGCAACGGTGGAGCTGATACAGAAAAGTGGGCTGATGCCCAAGCTGGTCGCTACATAGGAATTG ATGCTTCTGCGTCAGCTGTCAGTAGTGACGACCGTGAACTGTGGGAGAACAAATGGAAACCTTTCACCACTGAGTTCATCGAGTTGAATCCTTCTGCT GATGACTTTGAAGCTCGGTTGCAAGAAAAGGGCATCCAAGCAGATATAGTTTGCTGCATGCAGAATTTACAG TTATGCTTTGAAAGTGAGGAGCACGCAAAGAAGCTTCTCAATAATGTATCATCATTGCTCAAACCTGGAGGCTATTTCTTTGGCATAATTCCTGATTCATCTACAATATG GACTAAATATCAAAAGAATGTTGAGGCTTCACATAATAAGGGTCTGAAGGTTGTTCCAAATAGCATCCGCTCTGACAACTATACAATTACCTTCGAAATCGAGGAAGAAAA GTTTCCCTTCTTCGGAAAGAAGTACCAACTCAAATTTGCAAATGAAGCGATGTTTGAGAATCATTGCCTAGTCCACTTTCCCAGCCTTATGAG ATTAGCAAGGGAGGCTGGACTTGAATATGTGGAGATCCAGAACTTGACTGAGTTTTATGATGACAACAG AACACAGTTTGCTCCAATGCTTGGTAGTTGTGGTGCCAATTTGGTTGACCCTCGTGGAAAGCTCATTGCTCGTTCCTATGATATTTTAG GCCTGTATTCGACTTTTGTATTCCAGAAGCCTGACCCAGATGCAATACCACCTGCTGTAACACCTGACCCAGATGAAGAG CAGGAGCGGCTCTGGAGGCAGCAGGCGGCAGCGGATGATTTGAGGCGCCCACAGGGAGAGGTGATGCCAATAGACCCTGATCAGAAAGGGATCCTGGGCCCAGGACCTGCAGATATGAGGCTTAATTAG